The Thermoanaerobaculia bacterium genome contains a region encoding:
- a CDS encoding DoxX family protein, with protein sequence MSAKTLTAGERRLSWTLQIVVAAILAQTLFFKFTAAPESVHIFSTLGLEPVGRIGSGIAELLAAVLLLVPATALLGALLALGVIAGAIASHLGPLGIEVLNDGGLLFGLACVVFVSSAAVVWLRRRDLPIVGARLS encoded by the coding sequence ATGAGTGCCAAGACCCTGACCGCGGGAGAGCGCAGGCTGAGCTGGACCCTGCAGATCGTCGTTGCCGCGATTCTGGCGCAGACGCTGTTCTTCAAGTTCACCGCCGCACCCGAATCGGTCCACATCTTCTCGACGCTCGGGCTCGAACCCGTCGGACGGATCGGGTCGGGGATCGCCGAGCTCCTGGCCGCGGTGCTTCTGCTCGTGCCGGCCACCGCCTTGCTCGGAGCGCTGCTCGCGCTCGGCGTGATCGCCGGCGCGATCGCGTCGCACCTCGGGCCGCTCGGCATCGAGGTGCTGAACGACGGCGGCCTGTTGTTCGGTTTGGCGTGCGTCGTCTTCGTGAGCAGTGCGGCCGTTGTCTGGCTCCGCCGGCGCGATCTTCCGATCGTCGGCGCAAGACTCTCCTGA
- a CDS encoding prolyl oligopeptidase family serine peptidase — translation MIRRFSLLLSLPSLLISVACTSTPAEPPGRWAEYTGRYALTPDFIFNVTEDGALLTLLPTFWGSLQVLDPVRPDRFVSLLHREIVFTFVRDSNGAVAALEVEGHRDLAGTAVRLADGERLPVERLLAGEVDSAIAALRNGAGEIDAERALALGRRMITRLNTTVATGIEFLRAIAPDLSPSADLEDLLASGAMITGDRVAARLAFGETLRLAPDNAFAAAAIRYLDEDPEPTGGWTLPFSLDALFAPPTKEEIAAVAADWAGADLSAREVEVVAERTAELHGTPYRVRILAHTVHGVRHLGATIQPVRPLPGCCAVVMELHGVGWDYPDVPIEQSEVAEILRDAMANTLIAIPAFRGTALTLGGERFLAGGPPTDAWAGAADDGIAFLNAVLAREPLADEGRICVAGKSRGGTVALLIAERDRRVRCAVDWTGPADWFEQQERYGWTLREQVRLALDSRWKPGMGWGSAGQFIEQNLEPTLETGSPELAAVRHRMLAASPRYFVDLLPRVQLHYGIEDAIVPRKNGDTLVEALRARSDGAPPFEAHFHPHAGHDLPYPKAYDQTRAFLMSVIGGQ, via the coding sequence ATGATCCGTCGTTTCAGCCTTCTCCTCAGCCTCCCGAGCCTTCTGATCTCCGTTGCCTGCACCTCGACCCCGGCCGAGCCGCCGGGGCGCTGGGCCGAGTACACGGGGCGGTACGCATTAACCCCCGATTTCATCTTCAACGTCACCGAGGACGGCGCCCTGCTCACCCTCCTGCCGACCTTCTGGGGGTCGCTGCAGGTCCTCGACCCGGTGCGGCCCGATCGGTTCGTGTCCCTGCTTCATCGCGAGATCGTCTTCACCTTCGTGCGCGACAGCAACGGGGCGGTCGCCGCCCTCGAAGTGGAGGGACACCGGGATCTCGCCGGCACCGCGGTCCGGCTTGCGGACGGAGAACGACTTCCCGTCGAGCGGTTGCTCGCCGGCGAAGTCGATTCCGCGATTGCCGCTCTCCGGAACGGTGCCGGGGAGATCGACGCCGAGCGCGCCCTGGCGCTCGGTCGTCGGATGATCACCCGCCTCAACACCACTGTGGCAACCGGTATCGAGTTCCTCCGGGCGATCGCGCCGGACCTGTCCCCTTCGGCGGACCTCGAGGATCTACTCGCCTCCGGAGCGATGATCACCGGAGATCGCGTCGCCGCCCGGCTGGCGTTCGGGGAAACGCTCCGACTGGCCCCCGACAATGCGTTTGCCGCCGCGGCGATCCGCTATCTCGACGAGGATCCGGAGCCCACTGGCGGCTGGACGCTGCCCTTCTCGCTCGACGCCCTCTTCGCGCCCCCCACAAAAGAGGAGATCGCGGCCGTAGCGGCCGACTGGGCCGGTGCGGACTTGTCGGCCCGTGAGGTGGAGGTCGTCGCCGAGCGCACGGCAGAGCTCCATGGAACGCCGTACCGCGTCCGGATCCTCGCGCATACCGTGCACGGTGTCCGCCACCTCGGAGCGACGATCCAGCCCGTCCGTCCGTTGCCGGGCTGCTGCGCGGTCGTGATGGAGCTCCATGGAGTCGGCTGGGACTACCCGGATGTCCCTATCGAACAGTCCGAGGTGGCGGAGATCCTCCGCGACGCAATGGCCAACACCCTCATCGCCATCCCCGCCTTCCGCGGCACGGCCCTCACCCTCGGCGGCGAGCGCTTCCTGGCGGGCGGCCCGCCGACCGATGCCTGGGCCGGGGCGGCAGACGACGGTATCGCCTTTCTCAATGCTGTGCTCGCGCGCGAGCCGCTGGCCGACGAGGGTCGTATCTGCGTCGCCGGGAAAAGCCGCGGCGGCACGGTGGCACTCCTGATCGCGGAGCGGGACCGGCGAGTGCGATGCGCCGTCGATTGGACCGGTCCGGCCGACTGGTTCGAGCAGCAGGAACGCTACGGTTGGACCCTGCGGGAGCAGGTGCGCCTGGCGCTCGACAGCCGGTGGAAACCCGGTATGGGGTGGGGAAGCGCCGGCCAGTTCATCGAACAGAACCTCGAACCGACCCTCGAAACCGGTTCGCCCGAGCTCGCGGCGGTGCGGCATCGGATGCTCGCCGCCTCGCCGCGGTACTTCGTCGATCTCCTACCAAGAGTGCAGCTGCACTACGGCATCGAGGACGCCATCGTTCCGCGGAAGAATGGCGATACGCTGGTCGAGGCGCTGCGAGCCCGAAGCGACGGGGCTCCCCCTTTCGAGGCCCACTTCCACCCGCACGCCGGCCACGATCTGCCCTATCCCAAAGCGTACGACCAGACGCGGGCGTTCCTGATGTCCGTGATCGGAGGGCAGTAG
- a CDS encoding protein kinase: protein MIGKRLAHYEILEKLGSGGMGDVYRGHDSRLGRDVAIKVLPPEVANDAERRARFEREATVVAGLQHPNIVTLHSIEEDAGVHFLTMELVEGRTLASAIPAGGFPLEDLLAIAVPLADALASAHAKGVVHRDLKPANVMLDGDGRVKVLDFGLAKLAETVDSRSETLTSDGVTRAGHLLGTVAYMSPEQAEGLAVDHRSDLFSFGILLYQMATGRNPFQRGHTVSTLAAILKDTPPPLAPMAPDKGPLPQELVEIVRRCLEKSPDRRYATTVELRDRLRALQTTLASGSFAGGAPTSAIGVLRRPRVAVPLALVLLGAVALGGWLVVRSRRAAWAREVALPQIEKLLDASPGALGPGVFKAYRLGREAERFIPDDPVLQRLARRYSRPLSVYSDPPGAQVSARPYGGSEADWERLGETPLSERPFVQGLVEVRIEKAGFEPVDDVLWSLAHRGTPPGYRLLPAGPAGSPGTGVTGMSWVSGTAPILEIEGAPAGLHFPGIENTPAQQLGDFYVDRYEVTQRDFKRFVDAGGYSRPELWQEPFVDGDRTLTFAEAMARFIDRTGRPGPATWEVGDFPEGRDADPVTGVSWFEAAAFAAFAGKRLPSIYHWDHVAFTWGSGNIVPASNLGGDGPRPVGSGAARNRFGTEDLGGNVREWCTNGDSRGGRFILGGGWDDPAYAFNDAYAQSPWDRSKTNGFRCIQEVETSRVDPALEATIELPFRDFRSEPRVSDETFAQYLTQFRYDATPLRAEIEERLEEEDYIRERISFDAAYGGERMTAYLFLPKHGTPPYQTVVMFPGSGAIHTRSSADVAPGRGSFAPKGGRALLLPVYKSTFERGDGLVSDYPDTSNNWKDHILMWGKDFRRSIDYIETRKDLDSGRIAYLGLSWGSAMAPFMIAIEPRVKAGVLVVAGLNFQKALPEVDELPYTMRVKVPILMLNGKYDFFFPYETSQLPFFELLATPPEHKKLVVQESSHAFSQTELAREAIAWLDRYLGPVR, encoded by the coding sequence TTGATCGGCAAGCGGCTCGCGCACTACGAGATCCTCGAGAAGCTCGGCTCCGGCGGGATGGGGGACGTCTATCGCGGCCACGACAGCCGCTTGGGAAGAGACGTAGCGATCAAGGTGCTGCCGCCCGAGGTCGCGAACGACGCCGAACGCCGGGCCCGCTTCGAGCGCGAAGCGACCGTTGTCGCCGGCCTGCAACACCCCAACATCGTCACCCTGCATTCGATCGAAGAGGACGCCGGCGTCCACTTCCTCACCATGGAGCTGGTCGAGGGCCGCACCCTCGCGAGCGCCATCCCCGCCGGCGGCTTTCCGCTCGAGGATCTGCTGGCGATCGCCGTCCCGCTCGCCGACGCGCTCGCCAGCGCCCACGCGAAGGGAGTGGTCCACCGCGATCTCAAACCGGCGAACGTGATGCTCGACGGCGACGGCCGCGTCAAGGTCCTCGATTTCGGACTCGCCAAGCTCGCCGAGACGGTCGACTCGAGGTCCGAGACCCTCACCTCCGACGGCGTCACACGAGCCGGCCATCTGCTCGGCACCGTGGCCTACATGTCGCCCGAGCAGGCCGAAGGGCTCGCTGTCGACCATCGATCCGACCTCTTCTCGTTCGGAATCCTCCTCTACCAGATGGCGACGGGCAGAAACCCGTTCCAGCGCGGCCACACCGTGTCGACCCTCGCAGCCATTCTCAAGGACACGCCACCGCCGCTCGCGCCCATGGCACCCGACAAAGGTCCGCTGCCCCAGGAGCTGGTCGAGATCGTCCGCCGCTGCCTCGAGAAGTCGCCGGATCGGCGCTACGCCACGACCGTCGAGCTGCGCGACCGCTTGCGCGCTTTGCAGACAACTCTCGCCAGCGGCTCCTTCGCCGGCGGCGCGCCGACGTCGGCGATCGGAGTGCTTCGCCGCCCCCGGGTCGCCGTCCCCCTGGCTCTGGTTCTCCTCGGCGCGGTCGCCTTGGGCGGCTGGCTGGTAGTGCGCTCGCGTCGCGCCGCCTGGGCACGCGAGGTCGCCCTGCCGCAGATCGAGAAGCTCCTCGACGCTTCTCCCGGGGCGCTTGGACCGGGAGTCTTCAAGGCCTATCGCCTCGGGCGCGAAGCGGAGCGCTTCATCCCCGACGACCCGGTGCTCCAGCGTCTCGCACGGCGCTACTCGCGGCCGCTCAGTGTCTATAGCGATCCCCCTGGAGCGCAGGTCTCCGCGCGACCTTACGGCGGATCCGAAGCCGACTGGGAGCGGCTCGGCGAGACGCCGCTCTCGGAGCGGCCTTTCGTTCAGGGCCTCGTCGAGGTGCGGATCGAGAAGGCGGGCTTCGAACCGGTGGACGACGTGCTCTGGTCGCTCGCCCATCGCGGCACGCCCCCCGGCTACCGACTGCTGCCGGCGGGCCCAGCGGGGTCACCCGGCACCGGCGTCACCGGAATGAGCTGGGTCTCGGGAACCGCGCCCATCCTCGAGATCGAGGGCGCGCCGGCGGGTCTGCACTTTCCGGGAATCGAGAACACACCCGCGCAGCAGCTCGGCGACTTCTACGTCGACCGCTACGAGGTCACCCAGCGCGATTTCAAGCGCTTCGTCGACGCCGGTGGCTACAGCCGGCCGGAACTCTGGCAGGAGCCTTTCGTCGATGGCGACCGAACGCTTACGTTCGCGGAGGCGATGGCGCGCTTCATCGACCGGACCGGCCGCCCGGGCCCCGCGACATGGGAGGTCGGCGACTTCCCCGAGGGGCGCGACGCCGATCCGGTGACCGGCGTCAGCTGGTTCGAGGCCGCTGCCTTCGCCGCGTTCGCCGGCAAGCGGCTGCCGAGCATCTACCACTGGGATCATGTCGCCTTCACCTGGGGCAGCGGCAACATCGTTCCGGCGAGCAACCTCGGCGGCGACGGACCGCGCCCGGTGGGGAGCGGTGCGGCGCGGAACCGGTTCGGTACCGAGGATCTGGGCGGGAACGTCCGCGAGTGGTGCACCAACGGCGACAGTCGCGGCGGACGGTTCATCCTCGGCGGCGGGTGGGACGACCCGGCGTACGCCTTCAATGACGCCTACGCCCAGTCGCCCTGGGACCGCTCGAAAACCAACGGCTTCCGCTGCATCCAGGAGGTCGAAACCAGCCGGGTCGATCCCGCGCTCGAGGCGACGATCGAGCTCCCCTTTCGCGATTTTCGCAGCGAGCCTCGAGTCTCGGACGAGACCTTCGCCCAGTACCTCACCCAGTTTCGCTACGACGCCACGCCGCTTCGCGCCGAGATCGAGGAGCGGCTGGAGGAAGAGGACTACATCCGCGAGCGGATCTCGTTCGACGCCGCCTACGGCGGTGAGCGGATGACGGCGTACCTCTTTCTGCCGAAGCATGGCACGCCGCCGTACCAGACGGTGGTGATGTTCCCCGGTTCGGGGGCGATCCACACGCGTTCGAGCGCGGACGTAGCCCCCGGCAGGGGGAGCTTCGCCCCGAAGGGTGGCAGGGCGCTGCTCCTGCCGGTGTACAAGAGCACCTTCGAACGGGGCGACGGCCTGGTCTCCGACTACCCCGACACCAGCAACAACTGGAAGGACCACATCCTCATGTGGGGTAAGGACTTCCGACGCTCGATCGACTACATCGAGACGCGGAAGGATCTCGACTCCGGCCGCATCGCCTACCTCGGCCTCTCCTGGGGATCGGCCATGGCGCCGTTCATGATCGCGATCGAGCCGCGTGTCAAAGCAGGTGTGCTGGTGGTCGCCGGCCTCAACTTCCAGAAGGCGCTGCCCGAAGTCGACGAGCTCCCCTACACCATGCGGGTGAAGGTCCCGATTCTGATGCTCAACGGCAAGTACGATTTCTTCTTCCCCTACGAGACCTCGCAGCTCCCGTTCTTCGAACTGCTCGCCACGCCGCCGGAGCACAAGAAGCTCGTCGTGCAGGAAAGCTCCCACGCCTTCTCGCAGACCGAGCTCGCGCGCGAGGCCATCGCCTGGCTCGACCGTTATCTCGGACCCGTGCGCTGA
- a CDS encoding tetratricopeptide repeat protein: MLCRRSVDCPTRNPISSQSLRLATTQKDGASSSCSSAAEEALESYRRAVALDPDFAPAALGLAALHLDRRELEEATRWAVTGLLAAPGDLRAHFLLGMIRLAKGQFEEAERAFEASRQRGKWGAEAYLRVAEALVKTGDRERARWYLDRVGNSPAHSQRVGELRARLDAFRSSGPPEG; the protein is encoded by the coding sequence GTGCTCTGTCGTCGCTCGGTCGATTGTCCGACGCGGAACCCCATCTCGTCGCAGTCGCTGCGGCTCGCGACGACGCAGAAGGATGGAGCGAGCTCGAGCTGCTCCAGCGCCGCAGAGGAAGCGCTCGAGTCCTATCGCCGCGCCGTCGCCCTCGATCCAGATTTCGCTCCCGCAGCGCTCGGGCTGGCCGCACTGCATCTCGACCGCAGGGAGCTCGAAGAGGCGACACGGTGGGCCGTGACGGGCCTGCTCGCTGCGCCTGGGGATCTGCGCGCCCACTTTCTGCTCGGGATGATCCGGCTCGCCAAGGGCCAGTTCGAAGAGGCGGAGCGGGCCTTCGAAGCTTCGCGCCAGCGCGGCAAGTGGGGGGCAGAAGCCTACCTTCGCGTCGCCGAGGCGCTGGTGAAGACCGGAGACCGCGAACGCGCCCGGTGGTACCTCGATCGGGTGGGGAACTCGCCCGCGCACAGCCAGCGCGTCGGCGAGCTTCGCGCTCGTCTGGACGCGTTCCGCTCGTCAGGACCGCCCGAAGGGTGA
- a CDS encoding tetratricopeptide repeat protein → MLAPPARALLERLEALRKADRQEEGLDIARGYLAENPGTPRLHYAMGVLYGSKDDHRSAIAEFERELATDPGHFESHFGMAAAWTRLGNAAASIPYLETCLSMRPTHPGARFQLGRALSSAGRLADAEPHLVAVAAARDDAEGWSELGLLQRRKGDSASAIASFRRALDRNPHYPPALMNLGQLLVQSGDTVAGTALLERHRERSRLEDRLDHLQRSSRLAGATAANFAALADLQIQLGTGDEALESYRRAVALDPDFAPAALGLAALHLDRGELEEATRWAVTGLLAAPEDLRAHFLLGMIRLTKGQLEEAERAFEASRQRGAWGAEAYLRVAEALVKTGDRERARWYLDRVGSSPAHSQRVGELRARLDAPYSSDASKR, encoded by the coding sequence GTGCTCGCTCCGCCCGCGAGGGCGCTGCTCGAGCGGCTCGAAGCATTGAGGAAGGCCGATCGTCAGGAGGAAGGGCTCGACATCGCCCGCGGCTACCTCGCGGAGAATCCAGGCACGCCGCGTCTGCACTACGCGATGGGAGTCCTCTACGGCTCGAAGGACGATCATCGTTCGGCGATCGCGGAGTTCGAGCGCGAGCTCGCCACCGATCCCGGGCACTTCGAGAGCCATTTCGGAATGGCCGCGGCGTGGACGCGCCTGGGAAACGCGGCGGCGTCCATACCGTACCTCGAGACCTGCCTCTCGATGCGCCCGACCCACCCTGGCGCCCGATTCCAGCTGGGGCGCGCTCTGTCGTCGGCCGGCCGCCTGGCCGACGCGGAACCGCACCTCGTCGCGGTGGCTGCGGCTCGGGACGATGCGGAGGGATGGAGCGAGCTCGGATTGCTCCAGCGCCGAAAGGGCGATTCCGCCTCGGCGATTGCGTCGTTCCGGCGCGCCCTCGACCGCAACCCGCACTACCCGCCTGCCCTCATGAACCTGGGTCAGCTGCTCGTCCAATCCGGGGACACCGTTGCCGGAACGGCGCTGCTCGAGCGCCATCGCGAGCGCAGCCGTCTCGAAGACCGCCTCGATCACCTGCAGCGAAGCAGCCGTTTGGCCGGGGCCACCGCGGCGAACTTCGCGGCTCTGGCCGACCTGCAGATCCAGCTCGGGACGGGAGATGAAGCACTCGAGTCCTATCGCCGCGCCGTCGCCCTCGATCCAGATTTCGCTCCCGCAGCGCTCGGGCTGGCCGCCCTGCATCTCGACCGCGGGGAGCTCGAAGAGGCGACACGGTGGGCCGTGACGGGACTCCTCGCTGCACCCGAGGACCTGCGCGCTCACTTTCTGCTCGGGATGATCCGGCTCACCAAGGGCCAGCTCGAAGAGGCGGAGCGTGCCTTCGAAGCCTCGCGTCAACGGGGCGCGTGGGGGGCAGAAGCCTACCTTCGCGTCGCCGAGGCGCTGGTGAAGACCGGAGACCGCGAACGCGCCCGTTGGTACCTCGATCGGGTGGGGAGCTCGCCCGCGCACAGCCAGCGCGTCGGCGAGCTTCGCGCCCGTTTGGACGCGCCATACTCGTCAGACGCGTCCAAACGGTGA
- a CDS encoding CRTAC1 family protein → MRKDDRRSCTRLANVAAAKAVARLGPAISFILGFVACGGAGPGGGERAASADRAGVPWFEDATAESGVHFVHRHGGSGRRYLVETMGSGGGFLDIDGDGWLDLFLLQGAPLPGFDPTSADDAGAFSSRLFRNRGDGTFEDITEAAGVGDVGYAMGACFGDVDNDGRTDIHVTAFGPDRLLRNLGGGRFEEVTSRAGIDNPRWSAGCAFADYDRDGCLDLYVVNYLDSTVENHVRCGPADLPQYCHPDVFAGVPDLLYRNRCDGSGTFEEVGAAAGIRIDDPQEAKGLGVIWLDDDDDGDPDIYVTNDSTRNFLFRNRGDGTFEEVGVLAGVAFNEQGRTEAGMGIAGGDLDGDDRPDLVVTNLDFETNTFYRNLGDGLFEDATVASGLAGPSVTQVGFGVTAFDADNDSDLDLFVANGHILDNIAVKNPSLSFAQADQLFVNDGHARFTEVSPSDAGEWFERTAVSRGAAAGDLDNDGDLDLLVTVNNGPARLLRNREGEGRGWIGFRLLSRHGGRDAVGAVLRLFAGGVVRIQEVRAGSSYLSQEDPRLHFGLGGLDAIERIEIRWPEGETQTVEGSALATERVNVIRQAPPSSSAASARRAP, encoded by the coding sequence ATGCGAAAGGACGATCGGCGATCCTGCACGCGACTGGCGAACGTCGCGGCGGCGAAAGCTGTTGCTCGACTGGGGCCCGCGATTTCGTTCATCCTGGGTTTCGTGGCCTGCGGCGGAGCCGGGCCGGGCGGAGGCGAGCGAGCGGCGTCGGCGGACCGTGCCGGTGTGCCGTGGTTCGAGGACGCGACCGCGGAGTCCGGCGTTCATTTCGTCCACCGACACGGCGGGAGCGGCCGGCGCTACCTCGTCGAAACGATGGGATCCGGAGGGGGGTTCCTGGACATCGACGGCGACGGCTGGCTCGATCTCTTCCTCCTTCAAGGGGCGCCGCTTCCTGGTTTCGACCCGACGAGTGCCGACGATGCCGGAGCCTTCTCGAGTCGCCTCTTCCGCAATCGCGGCGATGGCACCTTCGAGGACATCACGGAAGCAGCGGGAGTCGGCGACGTCGGGTACGCCATGGGCGCCTGTTTCGGCGACGTCGACAACGACGGCCGAACGGACATTCACGTGACCGCCTTCGGCCCGGACCGCCTGCTTCGCAATCTCGGCGGCGGCAGGTTCGAGGAGGTGACCTCCCGGGCCGGAATCGACAACCCCCGCTGGTCTGCTGGCTGCGCGTTCGCCGACTACGACCGCGACGGCTGCCTGGATCTCTACGTGGTGAACTATCTCGACTCGACCGTCGAGAACCACGTCCGCTGTGGCCCGGCGGATCTTCCTCAGTACTGCCACCCCGACGTCTTCGCGGGAGTTCCCGATCTCCTGTACCGCAACCGTTGCGACGGCAGCGGCACCTTTGAAGAGGTCGGAGCCGCGGCGGGCATCCGCATCGACGACCCGCAGGAGGCGAAGGGCCTCGGCGTGATCTGGCTCGACGACGACGACGACGGCGATCCCGACATCTATGTGACCAATGATTCCACCCGGAACTTCCTCTTCCGCAACCGCGGCGACGGCACCTTCGAGGAGGTCGGCGTGCTGGCGGGCGTCGCGTTCAACGAGCAGGGTCGTACCGAGGCGGGAATGGGCATCGCTGGCGGCGACCTCGACGGCGACGACCGACCCGACCTCGTGGTGACGAATCTCGACTTCGAAACCAACACCTTCTACCGCAATCTCGGGGATGGGCTCTTCGAAGACGCGACCGTGGCCAGCGGGCTCGCCGGGCCGAGCGTCACCCAGGTCGGCTTCGGCGTCACGGCGTTCGACGCCGACAACGACTCCGATCTCGACCTGTTCGTCGCCAACGGGCACATCCTGGACAACATCGCCGTGAAGAACCCCAGCCTTTCGTTCGCGCAAGCAGACCAGCTGTTCGTGAACGACGGCCACGCCCGATTCACCGAAGTTTCGCCGAGCGACGCTGGCGAGTGGTTCGAGCGCACCGCCGTGAGCCGCGGTGCCGCCGCCGGCGACCTCGACAACGACGGCGACCTCGACCTGCTGGTGACCGTCAACAACGGGCCCGCGAGACTGCTTCGCAATCGGGAGGGAGAGGGGCGGGGGTGGATCGGCTTCCGATTGCTCAGCCGCCACGGCGGACGTGACGCCGTCGGAGCGGTCCTGAGGCTCTTCGCCGGCGGAGTCGTCCGGATCCAGGAGGTTCGCGCGGGCTCGAGCTATCTCTCGCAGGAAGACCCGCGGCTCCACTTCGGCCTGGGAGGGCTCGACGCCATCGAGCGAATCGAGATCCGTTGGCCGGAGGGGGAGACGCAGACCGTCGAGGGTAGCGCACTGGCCACGGAACGCGTCAACGTGATCCGCCAGGCGCCGCCCTCTTCCTCGGCGGCCTCGGCACGACGGGCACCGTGA
- a CDS encoding transposase: MARRLRYIPPGGALVEVTCRTLQGRLLLRPSAGLNDVIRGVLARAARLSEVSIHAPAFLSNHYHLLLSVTDAQQLATFMNYLNSNLAREAGRLARWREKFWGGRYQAVIVSDEEAAQVARLAYVLGQGVKEGLVASPLDWPGVHCAQALTEGTPLSGHWHDRTLESRARRQGLPLEPQDFMEQEEIQLTPIPCWESIPPEEYRARVHQMIDAIETDARLQQEATGTSPLGADAVCRQNPHHEPNRIKKGPAPLVHAVAPAVRRSLRKAYFAFRDAYRYAANRLLSGAPDFEFPPGAFPPPLPVRAAARSG, encoded by the coding sequence ATGGCAAGAAGACTGCGATACATCCCGCCCGGAGGAGCGCTTGTCGAGGTCACCTGTCGGACCCTCCAGGGCCGCCTGCTCCTGCGCCCTTCCGCGGGCCTCAACGACGTCATCCGGGGCGTCCTCGCCCGCGCCGCGCGCCTGTCTGAGGTTTCGATCCACGCCCCAGCGTTCCTCTCCAACCACTACCACCTCCTCCTCTCCGTCACCGACGCCCAACAGCTCGCCACGTTCATGAACTACCTCAACTCGAATCTCGCCCGGGAGGCCGGCCGTCTCGCACGCTGGCGCGAGAAGTTCTGGGGCGGGCGATATCAGGCGGTCATCGTCTCCGACGAGGAAGCGGCCCAGGTGGCCCGGCTTGCGTACGTCCTGGGCCAGGGTGTGAAGGAAGGCCTCGTCGCTTCGCCGCTCGACTGGCCCGGAGTCCACTGCGCGCAAGCCCTGACCGAAGGGACGCCCCTCTCCGGCCACTGGCACGACCGGACCCTCGAGTCCAGGGCAAGGCGCCAGGGGCTTCCGCTCGAGCCGCAGGACTTCATGGAGCAGGAGGAGATCCAGCTCACTCCCATTCCGTGCTGGGAATCGATCCCCCCGGAGGAGTATCGAGCTCGGGTTCACCAGATGATCGATGCGATCGAGACGGACGCCCGACTGCAGCAGGAGGCGACCGGGACGTCTCCGCTCGGAGCCGACGCCGTCTGCCGGCAGAATCCTCATCACGAGCCGAACCGGATCAAGAAGGGACCGGCACCGCTGGTGCACGCTGTGGCTCCGGCGGTGCGTCGCAGCCTTCGCAAGGCCTACTTCGCCTTCCGCGATGCCTACCGATATGCCGCGAACCGGCTTCTCTCTGGCGCGCCGGATTTCGAGTTCCCACCCGGCGCGTTTCCCCCGCCGCTCCCGGTCCGAGCCGCAGCACGAAGCGGCTAG
- a CDS encoding zf-HC2 domain-containing protein, whose product MSCHDLELHLEGLLAGTLPAAEARRCAEHLAGCALCRDLLELARLGDAAAAATAAPAPDLAPAVLAQSGIQGESGAGRACGRAHELLAAEIDEPLAEIDRDLLHGHLAACGDCRALHAVLLELARDLPRLAEVRPDPAFVAEVLRRTLPFEVQIRRWWDALWPQLWHRPRFASEVAYVGVVALALVFATPGSPLAAVPSGALAIAQEPPLPRLALPEVALAPRLAAAKRALRASPAAEVAADWSTQLRATADDAGKLMIEVRTHVGTFWDDTASLLETRDDAPSSAPETTETFKEK is encoded by the coding sequence ATGAGCTGCCACGATCTCGAGCTCCATCTCGAGGGACTGCTGGCGGGAACTCTCCCCGCCGCCGAAGCGCGCCGCTGCGCGGAGCATCTCGCGGGCTGCGCGCTCTGCCGGGATCTCCTCGAGCTCGCTCGCCTGGGTGATGCCGCGGCGGCCGCTACCGCCGCGCCGGCGCCCGATCTCGCGCCCGCAGTGCTCGCGCAAAGCGGTATCCAGGGGGAGTCCGGCGCCGGCCGCGCCTGCGGGCGTGCGCACGAGCTCCTCGCAGCCGAGATCGACGAGCCTCTGGCGGAGATCGATCGCGACCTCCTGCACGGCCATCTCGCGGCCTGCGGCGACTGTCGAGCGCTCCACGCAGTTCTTCTCGAGCTCGCGCGTGACCTGCCGCGTCTCGCCGAGGTGCGGCCGGACCCCGCATTCGTCGCGGAGGTGCTGCGCCGCACGCTCCCCTTCGAGGTGCAGATCCGCCGCTGGTGGGACGCTCTCTGGCCGCAGCTCTGGCACCGGCCGCGCTTCGCTTCGGAGGTCGCCTATGTCGGCGTCGTCGCGCTGGCGCTGGTCTTCGCCACCCCCGGTTCGCCGCTCGCGGCCGTACCGTCCGGGGCGTTGGCGATCGCGCAGGAGCCCCCCCTGCCGCGCCTCGCTCTCCCCGAAGTCGCGCTCGCGCCGCGGCTCGCGGCGGCGAAGCGGGCGCTGCGTGCGTCGCCCGCCGCCGAGGTCGCAGCCGACTGGAGCACGCAGCTGCGCGCGACGGCGGACGATGCCGGGAAGCTGATGATCGAAGTCCGCACCCACGTGGGAACCTTTTGGGACGACACTGCGTCCCTGCTGGAGACGAGGGACGATGCGCCCTCCTCCGCACCCGAGACCACCGAGACCTTCAAGGAGAAGTGA